One Halichondria panicea chromosome 3, odHalPani1.1, whole genome shotgun sequence genomic region harbors:
- the LOC135334288 gene encoding serine/threonine-protein kinase dst1-like isoform X1 translates to MKDSEETATAFNMQLTKTMAVDPQAFEQFTLRQVRITENEFGRGSYAVVMELEYRGLKCAGKKLHRVLYETGIGHAARRYLEECRLLSQTRHPNIVQFLGVCFEEGSQFPILVMEFLPTNLTSCLERYGILPDEINFSILHDVSLGLVYLHGQTPVIVHRDLSANNVLLSTNMTAKISDLGVARILNLTPSRMTETPGTQAYMPPEAMIANPHYDTSVDVFSFGVMMIHTFTAQWPKLNIGPNRIDPTNPNGLIPVTEAERREEFLQKIPPEHPLMDLIMRCLSNNPQQRPRAAEIVGRMVGVALEHPPSFENRVEMLQRVSALLTEKRELEEEVVRKDSAIQEKVGENEALAEEKRRQEEESENTVERMQLVHSVETDQFKLENEDLKGQLEAKETIVNTKDEFIISRNARIVELETRCKQLTEEVEQQIANVNYTQNELVSKATKIAQLETNLEQEQACLADKNSIIAHKNLTIADNQNELVSNALKITQLETNVTNLTAQVEQEQAFLADIIAHRESMLASKDTSLQKNKTTIQSLNNRLTKTRDYLTSKPQYLQVQLSCSQCSEAPVKMFGGLAVTINGKVYYGGGVCDDDDDEYCVHCYDSLQDVWSTLPRLPVCYFDLGEVNGQLVVVGGKDSSGSRSNVVHVFNKGRNWKQTIPPMPTARISPAVVSLPTHLVVAGGVVSGDYTDNVEIYNISTSQWSETDRLPYACCDQRGIVYNNTVYLMGGGSDGKHLNKVLAAQVDKLISAERQDDGSANKADSVWNTISNTPSYYPSPVTISDTLFTIGGKDSGEATQRIYAYSTSMDSWLYVDDLPSPIAYAATVSLSPTQCLMIGGRNNEGQKQSTVYKISNAGAATILA, encoded by the exons atgaaggattctgaagagactgcaacagccttcaatatgcaat TAACGAAGACAATGGCTGTAGATCCACAAGCTTTCGAGCAGTTCACTCTGAGACAAGTTCGCATCACTGAGAATGAGTTTGGACGAGGTTCCTAcgctgttgtcatggagctAGAGTATCGAGGACTGAAATGTGCCGGCAAGAAGCTTCACCGAGTTCTCTACGAGACTGGAATCgggcatgcagcacgaaggtatctggaggagtgtcgcctgctcagtcaaactaggcaccccaacattgtccagtttctgggagtctgttttgaggaaggctctcagttccccatcctagtcatggagttcctccccaccaacttgaccagctgtctcgagcgctacggtattctccccgatgagatcaacttctccatcctccatgacgtctcactgggcctggtctacctccatggccaaacaccagtcattgtgcacagagacctcTCAGCCAACAATGTCCTCTTGTCCACCAACATGACGGCCAAGATATCCGATCTAGGGGTTGCTCGAATATTGAACCTGACCCCGAGTCGAATGACGGAGACCCCTGGCACCCAAGCGTACATGCCCCCCGAAGCGATGATTGCCAACCCCCACTATGACACCAGTGTGGATGTGTTCTCCTTTGGGGTCATGATGATTCACACCTTCACAGCACAGTGGCCAAAACTAAATATCGGCCCCAACAGAATCGATCCTACCAATCCCAATGGTCTGATACCAGTGACGGAAGCTGAACGACGCGAAGAGTTTCTTCAAAAAATTCCCCCAGAACACCCTCTGATGGACCTCATCATGCGCTGTCTCAGCAACAACCCTCAGCAAAGGCCTAGAGCAGCGGAGATAGTGGGtcggatggtgggtgtggcacttgaacaccctccctcctttgagaacagagtggagatgctccagcgagtgagtgccctactgacagagaagagggagcttgaggaggaggtTGTGAGGAAGGACTCGGCAATCCAGGAGAAAGTAGGAGAGAACGAGGCACTGGCGGAGGAGAAAAGACGACAAGAAGAAGAAAGTGAAAACACTGTCGAGCGTATGCAGTTGGTGCACTCTGTGGAAACTGATCAGTTTAAATTGGAAAACGAAGATCTTAAAGGTCAACTCGAAGCTAAAGAGACTATTGTTAACACGAAAGATGAATTTATTATTTCAAGAAATGCTAGGATAGTGGAATTAGAAACTCGATGTAAGCAACTCACTGAAGAGGTGGAGCAACAAATTGCCAACGTCAACTACACTCAAAACGAGCTTGTATCTAAAGCTACGAAAATAGCTCAACTGGAAacaaatctggaacaggagcaaGCTTGTTTAGCTGACAAAAACTCTATTATTGCTCACAAAAATTTGACTATTGCTGACAATCAAAACGAACTGGTATCAAATGCTCTGAAAATTACTCAACTGGAAACAAATGTCACCAATCTCACTGCACAAGTGGAACAAGAGCAAGCTTTTTTAGCTGACATTATTGCTCACAGAGAATCGATGCTTGCCTCCAAGGACACTTCCCTTCAGAAGAATAAAACCACCATTCAGAGTTTAAACAACCGACTCACCAAAACTAGAGACTACCTGACCAGCAAACCACAG TACCTACAGGTTCAGTTGTCCTGCAGTCAGTGCTCTGAGGCTCCAGTTAAGATGTTTGGTGGACTAGCGGTAACCATCAATGGCAAGGTCTATTATGGTGGAGGAGTCTgtgatgacgatgatgacgAGTACTGTGTCCACTGTTACGATTCGCTACAAGACGTCTGGTCAACTCTGCCCAGACTTCCTGTATGCTATTTTGATCTAGGAGAGGTAAACGGTCAACTGGTAGTAGTTGGTGGTAAGGATTCATCCGGCTCTAGATCCAAtgtggtacatgtgtttaACAAAGGAAGGAACTGGAAACAGACGATCCCACCCATGCCCACAGCGAGGATTTCACCAGCAGTCGTTAGTCTCCCAACACATCTTGTCGTAGCAGGAGGTGTGGTCTCTGGTGACTACACTGATAATGTTGAGATCTACAACATCAGCACCTCCCAGTGGagcgagacagacagactaccgtATGCTTGTTGTGACCAAAGAGGAATTGTctacaacaacacagtgtacctaATGGGGGGGGGATCTGACGGTAAGCATCTAAACAAGGTGTTAGCTGCTCAAGTTGACAAGCTCATCTCAGCAGAGCGACAGGATGATGGGAGTGCCAACAAAGCCGACTCGGTCTGGAATACAATATCCAACACACCGTCTTATTACCCCTCCCCTGTAACGATATCCGACACCCTCTTTACTATTGGTGGAAAAGATAGTGGTGAAGCCACTCAAAGGATCTACGCCTACTCAACCTCGATGGACTCCTGGCTCTATGTTGATGATCTACCATCTCCTATAGCATACGCTGCCactgtgtcactgtctccaacaCAGTGCCTTATGATTGGGGGACGTAACAATGAAGGACAAAAACAATCTACCGTCTATAAAATTAGTAACGCAGGCGCAGCAACTATTTTGGCTTAA
- the LOC135333092 gene encoding CWF19-like protein 1 — protein sequence MTSSSYLQYLYAFSVTPMSSMDEKELTQQPPTATNCPYTELVKSLHSESPISRYHHLCCSFNPLCLQRSKFIVYLLPHTVQRESQEEAGPNFFFDQRALDSAHRKQKRQQDGGPPAKRRPPPQPRGPCWFCLGGKEVEKHLVVSIGDHTYLALSKGGIVPEHVLVLPIGHYAASTDAPPEVLEELGKFKSALRKYFNSKDQLCVIFERNYKSQHLQLQVIPVTKIPSDALRQAFIDYGWSMGVWLETVPRETPLSEIAYTGVS from the exons atgacatcatcttcATACCTGCAGTACCTGTATGCATTCTCTGTCACACCCATGAGCTCCATGGACGAGAAAGAACTGACTCAGCAACCACCCACTGCCACCAACTGTCCCTACACTGAACTAGTCAAATCTTTG CACTCTGAGAGTCCTATCTCTAGATATCACCATTTGTGTTGTAGTTTTAATCCACTATGTTTGcagaggtcaaagtttattgtgtacctactcccacacactgtgcaGAGGGAGTctcaagaggaggctgggcctAACTTCTTCTTTGATCAGAGAGCTCTTGATTCAGCTCATCGCAAACAGAAGAGACAACAGGACGGAGGACCTCCTGCAAAGAGACGACCCCCTCCCCAGCCCAGGGGGCCGTGCTGGTTCTGTCTGGGGGGCAAGGAGGTGGAGAAACATCTCGTGGTCTCCATCggagatcat ACGTACCTGGCTTTATCCAAGGGTGGGATTGTACCAgagcatgtgctggtcctaCCCATCGGTCACTATGCAGCCTCCACTGACGCACCACCA GAGGTTTTGGAGGAGCTTGGAAAGTTTAAGAGTGCTCTGAGGAAGTACTTCAACAGCAAAGATCAGTTGTGTGTCATCTTcgagagaaactacaaatcacAACATCTTCAACTACAG GTTATTCCAGTGACCAAGATtccatctgatgctctgagacAAGCCTTCATAGATTATGGGTGGagtatgggggtgtggcttgagACTGTGCCCAGGGAAACACCACTCTCAGAG attgcgTACACTGGTGTTTCATAA
- the LOC135334287 gene encoding probable serine/threonine-protein kinase drkD, protein MAVNPQAFEQFTLRQIRITENELGHGSYAVVMELEYRGLKCAGKKLYRVLYETGIGHAARRYLEECHLLSQTRHPNIVQFLGVCFEEGSQFPILVMEFLPTNLTSCLERYGILPDEINFSILHDVSLGLVHLHGQTPVIVHRDLSANNVLLSTNMTAKISDLGVARILNLTPLQVSRMTETPGTPAYMPPEVMVANPHYDTSVDVFSFGIMMIHTFTAEWPLPSIGQTRIDPVNPDRLIPVTEAERREEFLRKIPPDHPLMDLIMRCLSNNPQRRPRAAEIVGRMVGVVLEHPPSFENRVEMLQRVSALLTENRELEEEFVRKDSAIQEKAGENEALAEEKRRQEEESENTVERMQLVHSVEAEQHQAIIENLKGQLIFNQDMMAKLETQYIQLTEEVEQQIAHKDLMLASKDSYLQKKEATIQSLNDQLTKTRDYLTSKPQSLQVQLSYSQCSEAPVEMYGGLAVTINGKVYYGGGNCDDDDGIYCVHCYDPPQDVWLTLPRLPVHYVGLGEVKGELVAVGGVDSSRSISNVVHVFDKGRNWKRTIPPMPTARYSAAFVSLPTHLVVAGGLLDSGDYTDNVEIYNISTSQWSETDRLQYACFGPRGIVYNNTVYLMGGRVGKNLNKVCAAQVDKLISADRQDNGSANKADSVWNTLSNTPSYQPSPVTISDTLFAVIGKDSENKTTQKIYAYSSSMDSWLYIGDLPSPIAYAATVSLSPTECLVIGGLNNECERQSTVHKIKSATTIS, encoded by the exons ATGGCTGTAAATCCACAAGCTTTCGAGCAGTTCACTCTGAGACAAATTCGCATCACTGAGAATGAGTTGGGACATGGTTCTTAcgctgttgtcatggagctAGAGTATCGAGGACTGAAATGTGCCGGCAAGAAGCTTTACCGAGTTCTCTACGAGACTGGAATCgggcatgcagcacgaaggtatctggaggagtgtcacctgctcagtcaaactaggcaccccaacattgtTCAGTTTCTGGGAGTCTGTTTTGAGGAAGGCTCTCAGTTCCCCATCCTAGTCATGGAATTCCTCCCCACCAACTTGACCAGCTGTCTCGAGCGCTACGGTATTCTCCCCGATGAGATCAACTTCTCCATCCTCCATGATGTCTCACTGGGCCTGGTCCACCTCCATGGCCAAACAccagtcattgtgcacagagacctcTCAGCCAACAATGTCCTCTTGTCCACCAATATGACGGCCAAGATATCCGATCTGGGAGTTGCTCGAATATTGAACCTCACCCCCCTTCAAGTGAGTCGAATGACGGAGACCCCTGGTACCCCAGCGTACATGCCCCCCGAAGTGATGGTTGCCAACCCCCACTACGACACCAGTGTGGATGTGTTCTCCTTTGGaatcatgatgattcacaCCTTCACAGCAGAGTGGCCACTACCAAGTATCGGCCAGACACGAATCGATCCTGTTAATCCTGACAGACTGATACCAGTGACAGAAGCTGAACGACGTGAAGAGTTTCTTCGGAAGATTCCAccagaccaccctctgatGGACCTCATCATGCGCTGTCTCAGCAACAACCCTCAGCGAAGGCCTAGAGCAGCGGAGATAGTGGGTCGGATGGTTGGTGTGGTACTTGAACACCCTCCctcctttgagaacagagtggaGATGCTCCAGCGAGTGAGTGCTCTACTGACAGAGAATagggagcttgaggaggagTTTGTGAGGAAGGACTCGGCAATCCAGGAGAAAGCAGGAGAGAATGAGGCACTGGCGGAGGAAAAAAGACGACAAGAGGAAGAAAGTGAAAACACTGTCGAGCGTATGCAGTTGGTGCACTCTGTTGAAGCCGAACAACATCAAGCTATCATTGAAAATCTTAAAGGCCAGTTGATTTTCAATCAGGACATGATGGCTAAACTAGAAACTCAATATATACAACTCACTGAAGAGGTGGAGCAACAAATTGCTCACAAAGATTTGATGCTTGCCTCTAAGGATTCTTACCTTCAGAAGAAGGAAGCCACCATTCAGAGTTTAAACGACCAGCTCACCAAAACCAGAGACTACCTGACCAGCAAACCACAG TCCCTACAGGTTCAGTTATCCTACAGTCAGTGCTCTGAGGCTCCAGTAGAGATGTATGGTGGACTAGCGGTAACCATCAATGGCAAGGTCTACTATGGTGGAGGAAACTGTGATGACGATGATGGCATATACTGTGTCCACTGTTACGATCCGCCACAAGATGTCTGGTTAACTCTGCCTAGACTTCCTGTACACTATGTTGGTCTAggggaggtcaaaggtgaactgGTAGCAGTTGGCGGTGTGGATTCATCCCGCTCTATATCCAATGTAGTACATGTGTTTGACAAAGGAAGAAACTGGAAACGGACGATCCCACCCATGCCCACAGCGAGGTATTCAGCAGCATTTGTTAGTCTCCCAACACATCTGGTCGTAGCAGGAGGTCTGTTAGACTCTGGTGACTACACTGATAATGTTGAGATCTACAACATCAGCACCTCCCAGTGGAGtgagacagacagactacaGTATGCTTGTTTTGGCCCAAGAGGAATTGTctacaacaacacagtgtacctaATGGGGGGACGTGTTGGCAAGAATCTAAACAAGGTGTGTGCTGCTCAAGTCGACAAGCTCATCTCAGCAGACCGACAGGATAATGGGAGTGCCAACAAAGCCGACTCTGTCTGGAATACACTATCCAACACACCGTCTTACCAGCCCTCCCCTGTAACGATATCCGACACCCTCTTTGCTGTTATTGGAAAGGATAGTGAAAATAAAACCACTCAAAAGATCTACGCCTACTCATCCTCGATGGACTCCTGGCTCTACATTGGTGATCTACCATCTCCTATAGCATACGCTGCCactgtgtcactgtctccaacaGAGTGCCTTGTAATCGGAGGACTGAACAATGAATGTGAAAGACAATCAACTGTGCATAAAATTAAAAGTGCAACAACCATTTCTTGA
- the LOC135334290 gene encoding uncharacterized protein LOC135334290: MAVNPQAFEQFTLRQIHITENEFGRGSYAVVMELEYQGLKCAGKKLYRVLYETGIGHAARRYLEECHLLSQTRHPNIVQFLGVCFEEGSQFPILVMEFLPTNLTSCLERYGILPDEINFSILHDVSLGLVYLHGQTPVIVHRDLSANNVLLSTNMTAKISDLGVARILNLTPLQVSRMTETPGTPAYMPPEVMVANPHYNTSVDVFSFGIMVIHTFTAEWPLPSIGPTRIDLLLILTD, translated from the coding sequence ATGGCTGTAAATCCACAAGCTTTCGAGCAGTTCACTCTGAGACAAATTCACATCACTGAGAATGAATTTGGACGAGGTTCCTAcgctgttgtcatggagctAGAGTATCAAGGACTGAAATGTGCCGGCAAGAAGCTTTACCGAGTTCTCTACGAGACTGGAATCgggcatgcagcacgaaggtatctggaggagtgtcacctgctcagtcaaactaggcaccccaacattgtccagtTTCTGGGAGTCTGTTTTGAGGAAGGCTCTCAGTTCCCCATCCTAGTCATGGAGTTCCTCCCCACCAACTTGACCAGCTGTCTCGAGCGCTATGGTATTCTCCCCGATGAGATCAACTTCTCCATCCTCCATGACGTCTCACTGGGCCTGGTCTACCTCCATGGCCAAACAccagtcattgtgcacagagacctcTCAGCCAACAATGTCCTCTTATCTACCAACATGACGGCCAAGATATCCGATCTGGGGGTTGCTCGAATATTGAACCTGACTCCCCTTCAAGTGAGTCGAATGACGGAGACCCCTGGCACCCCAGCGTACATGCCCCCCGAAGTGATGGTTGCCAACCCCCACTACAACACCAGTGTGGATGTGTTCTCCTTTGGGATCATGGTGATTCACACCTTCACAGCAGAGTGGCCACTACCAAGTATCGGCCCCACCAGAATCGATCTCCTGCTAATCCTGACAGACTGA
- the LOC135334288 gene encoding serine/threonine-protein kinase dst1-like isoform X2, translating to MAVDPQAFEQFTLRQVRITENEFGRGSYAVVMELEYRGLKCAGKKLHRVLYETGIGHAARRYLEECRLLSQTRHPNIVQFLGVCFEEGSQFPILVMEFLPTNLTSCLERYGILPDEINFSILHDVSLGLVYLHGQTPVIVHRDLSANNVLLSTNMTAKISDLGVARILNLTPSRMTETPGTQAYMPPEAMIANPHYDTSVDVFSFGVMMIHTFTAQWPKLNIGPNRIDPTNPNGLIPVTEAERREEFLQKIPPEHPLMDLIMRCLSNNPQQRPRAAEIVGRMVGVALEHPPSFENRVEMLQRVSALLTEKRELEEEVVRKDSAIQEKVGENEALAEEKRRQEEESENTVERMQLVHSVETDQFKLENEDLKGQLEAKETIVNTKDEFIISRNARIVELETRCKQLTEEVEQQIANVNYTQNELVSKATKIAQLETNLEQEQACLADKNSIIAHKNLTIADNQNELVSNALKITQLETNVTNLTAQVEQEQAFLADIIAHRESMLASKDTSLQKNKTTIQSLNNRLTKTRDYLTSKPQYLQVQLSCSQCSEAPVKMFGGLAVTINGKVYYGGGVCDDDDDEYCVHCYDSLQDVWSTLPRLPVCYFDLGEVNGQLVVVGGKDSSGSRSNVVHVFNKGRNWKQTIPPMPTARISPAVVSLPTHLVVAGGVVSGDYTDNVEIYNISTSQWSETDRLPYACCDQRGIVYNNTVYLMGGGSDGKHLNKVLAAQVDKLISAERQDDGSANKADSVWNTISNTPSYYPSPVTISDTLFTIGGKDSGEATQRIYAYSTSMDSWLYVDDLPSPIAYAATVSLSPTQCLMIGGRNNEGQKQSTVYKISNAGAATILA from the exons ATGGCTGTAGATCCACAAGCTTTCGAGCAGTTCACTCTGAGACAAGTTCGCATCACTGAGAATGAGTTTGGACGAGGTTCCTAcgctgttgtcatggagctAGAGTATCGAGGACTGAAATGTGCCGGCAAGAAGCTTCACCGAGTTCTCTACGAGACTGGAATCgggcatgcagcacgaaggtatctggaggagtgtcgcctgctcagtcaaactaggcaccccaacattgtccagtttctgggagtctgttttgaggaaggctctcagttccccatcctagtcatggagttcctccccaccaacttgaccagctgtctcgagcgctacggtattctccccgatgagatcaacttctccatcctccatgacgtctcactgggcctggtctacctccatggccaaacaccagtcattgtgcacagagacctcTCAGCCAACAATGTCCTCTTGTCCACCAACATGACGGCCAAGATATCCGATCTAGGGGTTGCTCGAATATTGAACCTGACCCCGAGTCGAATGACGGAGACCCCTGGCACCCAAGCGTACATGCCCCCCGAAGCGATGATTGCCAACCCCCACTATGACACCAGTGTGGATGTGTTCTCCTTTGGGGTCATGATGATTCACACCTTCACAGCACAGTGGCCAAAACTAAATATCGGCCCCAACAGAATCGATCCTACCAATCCCAATGGTCTGATACCAGTGACGGAAGCTGAACGACGCGAAGAGTTTCTTCAAAAAATTCCCCCAGAACACCCTCTGATGGACCTCATCATGCGCTGTCTCAGCAACAACCCTCAGCAAAGGCCTAGAGCAGCGGAGATAGTGGGtcggatggtgggtgtggcacttgaacaccctccctcctttgagaacagagtggagatgctccagcgagtgagtgccctactgacagagaagagggagcttgaggaggaggtTGTGAGGAAGGACTCGGCAATCCAGGAGAAAGTAGGAGAGAACGAGGCACTGGCGGAGGAGAAAAGACGACAAGAAGAAGAAAGTGAAAACACTGTCGAGCGTATGCAGTTGGTGCACTCTGTGGAAACTGATCAGTTTAAATTGGAAAACGAAGATCTTAAAGGTCAACTCGAAGCTAAAGAGACTATTGTTAACACGAAAGATGAATTTATTATTTCAAGAAATGCTAGGATAGTGGAATTAGAAACTCGATGTAAGCAACTCACTGAAGAGGTGGAGCAACAAATTGCCAACGTCAACTACACTCAAAACGAGCTTGTATCTAAAGCTACGAAAATAGCTCAACTGGAAacaaatctggaacaggagcaaGCTTGTTTAGCTGACAAAAACTCTATTATTGCTCACAAAAATTTGACTATTGCTGACAATCAAAACGAACTGGTATCAAATGCTCTGAAAATTACTCAACTGGAAACAAATGTCACCAATCTCACTGCACAAGTGGAACAAGAGCAAGCTTTTTTAGCTGACATTATTGCTCACAGAGAATCGATGCTTGCCTCCAAGGACACTTCCCTTCAGAAGAATAAAACCACCATTCAGAGTTTAAACAACCGACTCACCAAAACTAGAGACTACCTGACCAGCAAACCACAG TACCTACAGGTTCAGTTGTCCTGCAGTCAGTGCTCTGAGGCTCCAGTTAAGATGTTTGGTGGACTAGCGGTAACCATCAATGGCAAGGTCTATTATGGTGGAGGAGTCTgtgatgacgatgatgacgAGTACTGTGTCCACTGTTACGATTCGCTACAAGACGTCTGGTCAACTCTGCCCAGACTTCCTGTATGCTATTTTGATCTAGGAGAGGTAAACGGTCAACTGGTAGTAGTTGGTGGTAAGGATTCATCCGGCTCTAGATCCAAtgtggtacatgtgtttaACAAAGGAAGGAACTGGAAACAGACGATCCCACCCATGCCCACAGCGAGGATTTCACCAGCAGTCGTTAGTCTCCCAACACATCTTGTCGTAGCAGGAGGTGTGGTCTCTGGTGACTACACTGATAATGTTGAGATCTACAACATCAGCACCTCCCAGTGGagcgagacagacagactaccgtATGCTTGTTGTGACCAAAGAGGAATTGTctacaacaacacagtgtacctaATGGGGGGGGGATCTGACGGTAAGCATCTAAACAAGGTGTTAGCTGCTCAAGTTGACAAGCTCATCTCAGCAGAGCGACAGGATGATGGGAGTGCCAACAAAGCCGACTCGGTCTGGAATACAATATCCAACACACCGTCTTATTACCCCTCCCCTGTAACGATATCCGACACCCTCTTTACTATTGGTGGAAAAGATAGTGGTGAAGCCACTCAAAGGATCTACGCCTACTCAACCTCGATGGACTCCTGGCTCTATGTTGATGATCTACCATCTCCTATAGCATACGCTGCCactgtgtcactgtctccaacaCAGTGCCTTATGATTGGGGGACGTAACAATGAAGGACAAAAACAATCTACCGTCTATAAAATTAGTAACGCAGGCGCAGCAACTATTTTGGCTTAA
- the LOC135334289 gene encoding uncharacterized protein LOC135334289 → MDFIMRCLSNNSQQRPRAAEIVGRMVGVALKHPPSFENRVEMLQRVSALLTEKRELEEEVVRKDSAIQEKAGEIEALAEEKRRQEEESENTVERMQLVHSVETDQFKLEIEDFKCQLEDKEIIFNMKDTTIARLETRCKQLTEEVEQQIANVNYTHNELVSKATKIAQLETDVTNLAAQVEQKQARLADQNTIIVHKDFTIADKDSMLASKDTYLQKNKTTIHSLNDQLTKTRDYMTSKPQSLQVQLSYSQCSEAPVKMSRGRAITINGKVYYGGGVCDDEYCVHCYDPPQDVWSTLPSLPVRYFGLVEVKGELVAVGGMDSSFSRSNVVHVFNKGRNWKRTIPPMPTARDSPAVVSLPTHLVVAGGDVASGGYTDNVEIYNISTSQWSETDRLPYACRGLRGIVYNNTVYLMGGFDLFILNKVCAAQVDKLISADRQDDRSANKADSVWNTISNTPSYRPSPVTISDTLFAVGGMDSERKATQIIYAYSSSMDSWLYVGDLPSPIAHAATVSMSPTECLMIGGENNNEEDQSTVYKMRTTTTISYLYYGMIFCMTQIKLWTQMLITDERFCV, encoded by the exons atGGACTTCATCATGCGCTGTCTCAGCAACAACTCTCAGCAAAGGCCTAGAGCAGCGGAGATAGTGGGtcggatggtgggtgtggcacttaaacaccctccctcctttgagaacagagtggagatgctccagcgagtgagtgccctactgacagagaagagggagcttgaggaggaggtTGTGAGGAAGGACTCGGCAATCCAGGAGAAAGCAGGAGAGATCGAGGCACTGGCGGAGGAGAAAAGACGACAAGAGGAAGAAAGTGAAAACACTGTCGAGCGTATGCAGTTGGTGCACTCTGTGGAAACTGATCAGTTTAAATTGGAGATTGAAGATTTTAAATGTCAACTCGAAGATAAAGAGATAATTTTTAACATGAAAGATACTACAATCGCTAGGTTAGAAACTCGATGTAAGCAACTCACTGAAGAGGTGGAGCAACAAATTGCCAACGTCAACTACACTCACAACGAGCTTGTATCTAAAGCTACGAAAATAGCTCAACTGGAAACAGATGTCACCAATCTCGCTGCACAAGTGGAACAGAAGCAAGCTCGTTTAGCTGACCAAAACACTATTATCGTTCACAAAGATTTTACTATTGCTGACAAAGATTCGATGCTTGCCTCCAAGGACACTTACCTTCAGAAAAATAAAACTACCATTCACAGTTTAAACGACCAACTCACCAAAACTAGAGACTACATGACCAGCAAACCACAG TCCCTACAGGTTCAGTTGTCCTACAGTCAGTGCTCTGAGGCTCCAGTGAAGATGTCTCGTGGGCGAGCAATAACCATCAATGGCAAGGTCTACTATGGTGGAGGAGTCTGTGATGATGAGTACTGTGTCCACTGTTACGATCCGCCACAAGACGTCTGGTCAACTCTGCCCAGCCTTCCTGTACGCTATTTTGGTCTAgtggaggtcaaaggtgaactgGTAGCAGTTGGCGGTATGGATTCATCATTCTCTAGATCCAACGTGGTACATGTGTTTAACAAAGGAAGAAACTGGAAACGGACGATCCCACCCATGCCCACAGCGAGGGATTCACCAGCAGTCGTTAGTCTCCCAACGCATCTGGTCGTAGCAGGAGGTGATGTGGCCTCTGGTGGCTACACTGATAATGTTGAGATCTACAACATCAGCACCTCCCAGTGGAGtgagacagacagactaccgtATGCTTGTCGTGGCCTAAGAGGAATTGTctacaacaacacagtgtacctaATGGGGGGATTTGACCTCTTTATTCTAAACAAGGTGTGTGCTGCTCAAGTCGACAAGCTCATCTCAGCAGACCGACAGGATGATAGGAGTGCCAACAAAGCCGACTCTGTCTGGAATACAATATCCAACACACCGTCTTACCGGCCCTCCCCTGTAACGATATCCGACACCCTCTTTGCTGTTGGTGGAATGGATAGTGAACGTAAAGCCACTCAAATAATCTACGCCTACTCATCCTCGATGGACTCCTGGCTCTACGTTGGTGATCTACCATCTCCTATAGCACACGCTGCCACTGTGTCAATGTCTCCAACAGAGTGCCTTATGATTGGGGGAGAAAACAATAATGAAGAAGATCAATCTACTGTGTATAAAATGAGAACCACAACAACTATTTCTTATTTATATTATGGTATGATATTTTGTATGACTCAAATCAAACTCTGGACTCAAATGTTGATAACAGATGAAAGGTTTTGTGTGtaa